One stretch of Juglans microcarpa x Juglans regia isolate MS1-56 chromosome 3D, Jm3101_v1.0, whole genome shotgun sequence DNA includes these proteins:
- the LOC121255475 gene encoding chlorophyll a-b binding protein CP24 10A, chloroplastic has protein sequence MAATSGAVLNGLGSSFLCGGKRSQTLLSAVVGARSVGGAAGPRKVIAMAAAQAKKSWLPGVRGGGNLVDPEWLDGSLPGDYGFDPLGLGKDPAFLKWYREAELIHGRWAMAAVLGIFVGQAWSGIPWFEAGAAPGAVAPFSFGSLLGTQLLLMGWVESKRWVDFFDPDSQSVEWATPWSKTAENFANSTGEQGYPGGKFFDPLGLAGTIKDGVYIPDVEKLERLKLAEIKHARIAMLAMLIFYFEAGQGKTPLGALGL, from the exons atggctgCTACCTCTGGTGCTGTGCTAAATGGGTTGGGATCTTCCTTCTTGTGTGGAGGAAAGAGAAGCCAGACCTTGTTGTCTGCTGTTGTTGGAGCCAGATCAGTTGGGGGTGCTGCTGGGCCAAGGAAGGTGATTGCCATGGCTGCTGCTCAGGCAAAGAAGTCTTGGCTTCCTGGTGTGAGAGGTGGTGGCAACTTAGTTGACCCAGAGTGGCTCGATGGGTC GCTCCCAGGTGACTATGGTTTTGACCCACTGGGACTTGGCAAGGACCCAGCATTCCTGAAATGGTACAGGGAAGCCGAGCTCATTCACGGTAGGTGGGCAATGGCTGCAGTGCTTGGGATCTTTGTCGGTCAGGCATGGAGTGGCATCCCATGGTTCGAGGCCGGAGCTGCCCCTGGGGCAGTTGCGCCATTCTCATTTGGATCCCTCCTTGGCACCCAGCTTCTCCTGATGGGCTGGGTTGAGAGCAAAAGATGGGTGGACTTCTTTGATCCTGACTCGCAATCCGTCGAGTGGGCCACGCCATGGTCGAAGACTGCTGAGAACTTTGCCAATTCCACCGGGGAGCAAGGTTACCCAGGCGGCAAATTCTTTGACCCCTTGGGTTTGGCGGGCACGATCAAGGACGGCGTCTACATTCCAGACGTGGAGAAGCTGGAGAGACTGAAGTTGGCCGAGATCAAGCATGCTAGGATTGCCATGCTAGCCATGCTAATTTTCTACTTTGAGGCTGGACAAGGGAAGACACCTCTTGGTGCTCTTGGCTTGTAA
- the LOC121255481 gene encoding cationic peroxidase 2-like: MGRGSSNHTIILIFVVVLLAQLDASLVRGQTTRVGFYSKTCPRVESIVRSTVQTHFRSNPTIAPGLLRMHFHDCFVHGCDASILIDGANTEKTAPPNSLLRGYEVIDDAKAKLEAACPGVVSCADILALAARDSVFVTKGSSWQVPTGRRDGRISLASDTSNLPGFRDSVDVQKQKFAEKGLDTKDLVALVGDTPLELQHASSSDIDYTTLLQAETMLILPLTQLSCLNSELSAHKMATEQGVLD, translated from the exons ATGGGGAGAGGAAGTTCAAACCACACAATCATCTTGATATTTGTAGTAGTACTGCTCGCCCAGCTTGATGCCTCATTGGTGCGTGGCCAAACCACTCGGGTTGGATTCTATTCGAAAACATGTCCTCGAGTAGAATCCATTGTTCGATCCACTGTTCAAACCCATTTCCGGTCTAATCCCACCATCGCTCCGGGGCTGTTGAGGATGCACTTCCATGACTGCTTTGTACACGGCTGCGATGCTTCTATCCTTATTGATGGGGCTAATACTGAGAAAACAGCTCCACCTAATAGTTTATTAAGGGGATATGAAGTAATTGACGATGCCAAAGCCAAGCTCGAAGCTGCATGTCCTGGAGTCGTTTCTTGCGCTGATATTCTTGCCCTTGCTGCCCGCGATTCTGTTTTTGTG ACCAAAGGATCAAGCTGGCAGGTGCCGACTGGACGCAGAGATGGCAGGATATCTTTGGCCTCAGATACCTCTAATCTGCCTGGCTTTAGAGACTCCGTTGATGTTCAAAAGCAAAAATTTGCAGAGAAGGGTCTCGACACTAAAGATCTCGTCGCCCTAGTTG gtgacACACCATTGGAACTGCAGCATGCCAGTTCTTCAGATATAGACTATACAACTTTACTACAAGCGGAAACGATGCTGATCCTACCATTGACCCAACTTTCCTGCCTCAACTCCGAGCTCTCTGCCCACAAAATGGCGACGGAACAAGGCGTGTTGGACTAG
- the LOC121255459 gene encoding peroxidase N1-like — translation MGSESSNSVIVSMFVVVVLLALDASLVHGQGTRVGFYSKTCPRVESIVRSTVQTHFGSNPAIAPGLLRMHFHDCFVHGCDASILIEGTNTERTAPPNSLLRGFEVIDDAKAKLEAACPGVVSCADILTLAARDSVFLTKGQSWQVPTGRRDGRVSLASDTTNLPSARDSVDVQKQKFAEKGLDTKDLVVLAGGHTIGTAACRLFSYRLYNFTTSGNGADPTIDPAFLPQLRSLCPQNGDAARRVGLDPGSQNRFDTSYFNNLMKGRGVLESDQKLWTDASTKTFVQRFLGVSVFNVEFGRSMVKMSNVDVKTGTQGEIRKICSAIN, via the exons ATGGGAAGTGAAAGTTCAAACAGCGTAATAGTTTCGATGTTTGTAGTAGTAGTATTGCTCGCCCTGGATGCCTCATTGGTGCATGGCCAAGGCACTCGTGTCGGGTTCTATTCGAAAACATGTCCTCGAGTAGAATCCATTGTTCGATCCACTGTTCAAACTCATTTTGGGTCTAATCCCGCTATTGCTCCGGGGCTGTTGAGGATGCACTTCCATGATTGCTTTGTGCATGGCTGCGATGCTTCTATCCTTATCGAGGGGACTAACACTGAAAGAACAGCCCCACCTAACAGTTTGTTAAGAGGATTTGAAGTCATTGACGATGCCAAGGCCAAGCTTGAAGCTGCATGCCCTGGCGTCGTTTCTTGCGCTGATATTCTTACCCTTGCTGCTCGCGATTCTGTTTTTTTG ACCAAGGGACAGAGCTGGCAGGTACCTACTGGACGCAGAGATGGTAGGGTATCATTGGCCTCAGATACCACCAATTTACCTAGCGCTAGAGACTCCGTTGATGTTCAAAAGCAAAAGTTTGCAGAGAAAGGTCTCGATACTAAAGATCTCGTTGTCCTCGCTG GTGGACACACCATTGGAACAGCAGCATGCCGGCTATTCAGTTACAGACTATACAACTTTACTACAAGTGGGAATGGTGCTGATCCTACCATTGACCCAGCTTTCCTGCCTCAACTCCGATCTCTCTGCCCACAAAATGGCGACGCAGCAAGGCGTGTAGGACTAGATCCTGGTAGCCAAAACAGATTTGACACGTCTTACTTCAATAACTTGATGAAAGGCCGTGGAGTACTCGAGTCAGATCAAAAGTTATGGACCGATGCCTCCACAAAGACTTTTGTTCAACGTTTTCTGGGAGTGAGCGTCTTCAATGTGGAGTTTGGAAGGTCCATGGTAAAGATGAGCAATGTTGATGTTAAAACGGGTACCCAGGGTGAAATTCGCAAAATATGTTCTGCAATTAACTAA
- the LOC121255487 gene encoding 3-hydroxyacyl-[acyl-carrier-protein] dehydratase FabZ-like, with product MAASAFSNSLMSSPSLSSHSSLSHRPGAILSLSRSQISLPAFRSHPLATTLKKKINPSHFTTYCSLDAAKDPSEEIPIELRYAAFPTVLDINQIREILPHRFPFLLVDRVIEYNPGVSAVAIKNVTINDNFFPGHFPERPIMPGVLMIEAMAQVGGLVMLQPEVGGSRENFFFAGIDKVRFRKPVVAGDTLVMRMTLIKLQKRFGIAKMEGKAYVGGEVVCEGEFLMATGTA from the exons ATGGCGGCCTCGGCTTTCTCCAATTCGCTTATGTCGTCTCCTTCTCTCAGTTCCCACTCGTCGCTCTCTCATCGACCCGGCGCCATTTTGTCTCTGTCACGATCACAAATCTCTCTTCCTGCTTTCAGATCTCATCCTCTAGCGACtacattgaagaagaagattaaTCCTAGCCATTTCACCACCTATTGCTCTCTGGATGCTGCCAAAGATCCGAGTGAAGAGATCCCCATAGAATTGA GATACGCAGCATTTCCTACGGTCTTGGATATCAACCAGATTCGTGAAATTCTGCCTCACCG GTTCCCATTTCTCTTAGTGGATAGAGTGATTGAATACAATCCTGGAGTTTCAGCTGTTGCTATAAAAAATGTAACAATAAATGACAACTTCTTTCCTGGCCATTTTCCCGAGAGGCCGATAATGCCTGGTGTTCTCATGATCGAG GCAATGGCTCAGGTTGGTGGCTTGGTTATGCTGCAACCAGAAGTTGGAGGCTCTCGTGAAAACTTCTTCTTTGCTGGCATTGACAAAGTGAGATTCCGGAAACCAGTGGTTGCTGGTGACACCTTAGTTATGAGAATGACACTTATCAAGCTGCAGAAACGCTTTGGAATTGCAAAGATGGAAGGGAAGGCATACGTTGGAGGTGAGGTTGTTTGCGAGGGTGAATTTCTAATGGCTACAGGCACTGCATGA